The uncultured Eubacteriales bacterium region GCGCCTTGGTCCCGCTTAAAAGAGATAAAAACAGGGAGGATATCAAACCATGTCGTTCGACGTACTGCAGGACAAGATCAGAGCCATGAAAAACCCCACCGTTGCGGGGCTGGACCCCAAGCCCGAGTATGTGCCTCCCCACATTTTGAAGGAGTGCTACGGGAAGTACGGTGAGACTTTGGCGGGGGCCGCCGAGGCCATCTACCACTTTAACTGCGGCCTGATGGACGCGCTATGCGATATTGTGCCCGCCGTAAAACCGCAAAGCGCCTATTACGAGCGCCTGGGCTGGCGGGGCATGGAGGTCATGGAGCGCACCATTCAGTATGCCCGTGAGAAGGGCTTTTTCGTCATTGCCGACGTAAAACGGGGCGACATCGGCTCCACCGCCGAGGCGTACAGCGACGGCTGGCTGGGCAAGACTAAGGTGGGGAGCCAGGCGCTTTCCGTCTTCAACGCAGACTGCGTCACGCTAAACGGCTACATGGGCTCCGACTCCATCAACCCTTTTCTGGAGACCTGCAAGGCGGAGGACAAGTGCGTCTTCGTGCTGGTGAAGACCTCCAACCCCGGCTCCGGCGAGCTCCAGGACA contains the following coding sequences:
- the pyrF gene encoding Orotidine 5'-phosphate decarboxylase; protein product: MSFDVLQDKIRAMKNPTVAGLDPKPEYVPPHILKECYGKYGETLAGAAEAIYHFNCGLMDALCDIVPAVKPQSAYYERLGWRGMEVMERTIQYAREKGFFVIADVKRGDIGSTAEAYSDGWLGKTKVGSQALSVFNADCVTLNGYMGSDSINPFLETCKAEDKCVFVLVKTSNPGSGELQDMVSGDRLVYKVMGDLTERLGKGTEGRYGYTQAGAVVGATYPSDMRELRRRLEKTFFLVPGYGAQGGTAEDVQYAFDRYGRGAIVNASRSIMCAWQKTGHDGADYQEAARAAAIAMRSDITHFVTIV